The Mercenaria mercenaria strain notata chromosome 6, MADL_Memer_1, whole genome shotgun sequence genome contains the following window.
GTATTTTAAAGTATCATATACTTCAATGATGAGAACTTAACAAATACAATGGATACCTATATATTGAATGATATTTAGACCAATTCTATATGTACAAATTAAATTTCAGCATATAATCAAATTAATTTATAATCATACATAGTCCATTGGGCCTGCATGGCCGAATGGTCAATGTCGataatttcaaatcacttgcccctcaccgatgtgggttcgagcatcactcgtggcgttgaattcttcacgtgaggaagacACCCGGCTGGCTTACGGTGGTTCTATCCGGGTGCCCGTCCATGATGACATAATGCCCGGGGgtgcctggggtcttcctccatcatcaaagctggaaagtcgccatatgacctacaaatgtgtcggtgcgacattaagcCCAACACATCAGTGAATTAGTCTAtcattcttttaaatgttttaaaaaatgtaagaatAACGTGGAggtcattaattaataaaaaaatcatgaaacGTCTGATAACTAATTCATATAATATGAAAGCAACTGGTTTACATAATCGTGGTCATCTGTCGGATAAATACAACAAGCTGGGCTTTCCTTCAGTTTGTCGCCCAGTGGTCATTTCATGCTTACtgtatatttcttaatttcatgGACTGAAACAAAACACGACATTAAAAGtgtgtatacattttatttgtaacaatttcaatgtaaaataatTGCGTATTTTGTTTGAAACAGAGGGTAACAAATTCAGCACATTAGTAACCCTAGTAATACTAAAATATACcgacaaagtttgaaaaaattcttaaattaTTTCATACCGTTTTCGTTTGACAGGAAGAAAGGAGTGATAAAGGTCGCGTAAAGGTCACAAAACGCTTTAGTAAATAGCATGTAAAGAAATTCCAAACACCAACAAATTATACAATTAATATCGTTTTTCCATTACTAGTAAGAGACTCGTTATCATATCTTCTCTtctattaagcattacatatgtacattatatacatactgtgttcttgaaatatttaaaaattaattctgTGTGTCGTTTGGCCATTAAAAGTCAATTATGAATatcaaacaagaaacaaaaagCAAACTCCACAACCCGCAACCCGGTCTTAAGAGACAACTGTTGAAATAGCTTTACATGCTCTACCGGATAAAATATCTAGGTCAGCATATGCTAACACATATGGTTTCATGTGCCTCGTCAATATTGGCATAAACTCAAACATTTATCGTACATAATATGCTGTCGTTCGCTAGGAATGTAGCCTGCTTCTacacaaaataaaagtaaacgaAACAAAATGTCTACTATAATGACAAAAACGATTAGCCGATCTGAGATTCGGCCTCTATAATGAACAAGAGTACAGCTTGCAGCACGTGTATAATAATTTTGATACGAAATACGCAAACAATTATTGAAATgcgtttaaataaaatttatctagataatttatcaattaatttgcAATTTAGATAATAATATATCTGAATGCAAACAATATACATAAGTTacatattatttacatattttaacgCTTCTATAAGCCACAACGGTAAAAATCGCCAGTTGTTTCGCTGAGGGTACCTACACGATAGCCAATCACTGATGTTTCTTCAACCATAGATAAACGTACATTACTAAATCACATTTTAGGCACACTATGAATGTACAATTGCATAAAATAACACACAGGACTAACTACTATAACATATTGTTTCATAGTCCTATATTTGTTCATGTTACGAATACAAGATAATGTGCACAATCATCGGTAAAATTACATGATGAAGATAAAAGGTACTGTGATTAATTACAAGTGTCTTGTTCTTCCGGAGAAAGCGTACACTGGTGCTAGGATTAAAGCCAATATCATACAGATATGAAATAAGGGCACTTAAATGTTTGTATAAGAAGTACGTGGATGGTAAATGATTTTATGATacgtgtttttgttttgttaccatatttgtatatacaaagTTCAGAAGCACTTATCTGAACACTAACTTCCATTTCACAAAATACTGTTCTATAATGAGATTTGGCAATCTAATGTGACAGttgaaataatttctaataaGTATACACACTATTATGCCATCATAGAATAACTGTTTGCTGTTAAGACCTGCAATAACCTCTCATTAGGTTTTAAGATCCAGAATGGGACATTTTTACCTTGAATTTTGTCATGATGAATGTGAAATATTGCCTTAAAAGTTGTTTCAAAGCTAGTTCGAATAATCACATTGAAAGTAAGCTTCTGCTGTTGATTTTTCTACAATTTTCAGGTATAAATATTGTCCCAGAAAGTTTTAACAGCATATTCTGTGAACCTTTTTCAAGGCTTACATATTATAGTATGTTAGCACATAAACACCTGTTCATCACATAATACTGTACCGTCGCCTTGTTTTTGATCTAGGCGCACCGCCCCCGATAGGTCCATTTAGTCCAGGTAAATTTGGGTTAAACTGGTGAACACTAGGCTTATTTGCATTGTCTTTCAACGATAAACCAGTTATTCCATTGGCCAAAGCCGCAAGAGATGCCCCGCCCAATAGTGTATGAGGCGCTGGAACTGAAATGTCATTTTCAACAGAATTACGACGCCGAAGATTAATTAGCGGACGGAGACTGACGAACGGTTCCGTAGAATTACGACGAGATATTGAAACTGGCTTTGATCTGAAATATGTGCTGCTCTCCCTGTTTTTGGCAAACGTGAGGAAAGCCTCCTCCATAATTTCTTCAGATACACCTCTGTCTGCCCAGTATGTCGTTATACCTATAAATTAACAAAAGGTATACAACATTTAGATTTTTCAAGTCACCAATAATAAATATTACGTTATCAACAATGAAGTTGTTACCATTGCAATATTTGAACTCTCTAAAAGAGACTGTGCAAATATTGTAGGTATAATACAGGCTTCTCCTAACTGCATTTGTTCGTAAATAGATaacatattttctgtaaatatgTGCATAATTAACATATGGAATATATAAGTTTTAATGTTGATTTCAGTCAACTGGACCGGGCAATGTAACATGGTTTGGAGAGGCGTTAATCTCTTTTCTTTTCAGCAAACAACAAAGCGATACTCATCAACACCTCatcaacacctctcacgccctagcaccggcttaggcaGAACTCTACTACACATATGTTGAGTTGATTCCATGATTCggaaagaccagaaaatataacaatactgaggtCACCACATGTGCCAAGCAATACAAAATTGTTCAAGGAGTTAAGAACATGTGGAACGGGTATAAAATACAATCTTGTTGATATTTCATCCTAACGTATGACCTTGACATCGTCAAACCTTTcaacgtaatttgaaaatccttcagggATAAAATAGATTATGGAGCAAACAAGCAACATTTGATCTCACCGTATGACTTTGATCGTCATTGATATGGCAGAAAATTGCACGCGGCACGTTGATTCATTGTTGTTGCAATTTGTGTcaggtaataaaaaaatattgaaaaagatttGTGTTCTAAAGACATGGAACGGACCTGACGTACTCATTACTTAACCTTGAATCAAACTGTAAAACCTTGACCTCGTGTGACCTCAAATTTTGTTCTGCACATCGTGTAATTATgactaatattttgtaaaatgatttgaaatctCTTTCAGGGGTTGGTACGATATGGAGCCGACAAGCATACTGTCTTTGTGACGTATTATCTTGACATGGCCGAAAGTTGCATTATGCACGCCATCTTATTATAACTAATATTTGTGAATTCTTTCAGGGATTAAAATAATAAAGAGCGTACACGAGTTTTTGACGAACGGACGACCAGACTTAAACCAATATATGTTCCCCCTCCCGTACTGTTTGGACGACATACTAATAACACAGATTCAAGAGTTTTACAGTCGCCTCATGGCACATAAATGGTGTTTTAATAGTTAATAAATACATAAAGGGAACATTGAATTGATTCCTCAATCCTAAAAAAAGATgacaataataatattgataagtCCAGGTCAGGGAGGAATTGCAAAGCATTTAAATAATCTTGTAGTGGTAGTTAAAGATGAATGTAACATAGTAAACTAATAGCActctcggtttaattgagtctgttaaAGAGAGGCAATGAAAGGTAGAATACCCCACAGCCCTTAACACTTGCTTATAAAAGCGCTTTAGACAAAATATATTAATTGATTATTTAAAGCGCTACTGTACCcctcattgaaaataaatgataaataatattttctgtctCTTCACTAGAGACAATTAACACCTTTTAGCACTCTGATACAATAATTTCGAAATTGTGTATGGCTCTTGGAGGTAAACAACAACTGTTGCCAGAACGATATTCTATAATTAGTCTCCCAAGGCAATTCTTGCCGGTCAAGTTAGCATTTCGAAAATAAACACACGATATTTGTTTGTTGTATTCTGCAGCCGGAATCTCATGGCTCTCTAGTAACACGATGTTTACCTGTACAAGTTCCAGCGACCTCAGCTAAATGTTCTTTCTCGTCGTCAAAATACAGCATGTCACAGAATTCCACACCACTCGCTTTCTTGATCCTACAGAAGAAAATTAAAGTGTATCCCCAAAAGGTATAAAAGACGTTATATTTCattaagtaaaaacaaagggGAATTGCCCTAAAATGACCAATAAAATGAAACCAGCATAATTGCTAGTTTCAAGTAAAGGCCAATATGGAGAAAATGAAAGTTCTGTCGAAAATAGAATCGTTTCTTTACGACGTTGATATTTTTTATCGTCTCTATTTTTCGGATTTCGGGAGCTCATACAAATAAATATAGTTGCAAAGGCGACTTCAAAATTTTAGTTATATACTACTGTAACAATGGTGAGAAACATTAGTTGTGCGCGAAAACAATTGACACAATATGAGGAAACTTACttgacaaaatgaaatatttttgatccaggatatatttctttataatctaTTAACTCCTCCCATCCAAACAATTTCACCAACTTTGCACACTCTTCCCTGTAAAATGccctgaaataaaaaacactCGAGTACGGAGTCTATTTTATTAGCAACTGTTCCTTTACTACAATTTACTATTTTGAATTGcgaaatatctcaaaaatattaCGCCAGATATTGTATATAAACTTGACTTTTGCATGAAAGATATTTCTATCTTAGTTATAGTATAAGTGTCATTTACTGAGATATTTACCCATTGTTGTGAAATGGCAGAAAACCATTTTACTTAGAACGGTAGGTTATAAACGTATAAACGCACTGTTGTCAGAGCTAAGAACGTAAAACAGCAACACTTTTTCACTTATATTTTCTGATATTAGCCAAAAATAATTAGTTAAGCCTCACACGTACataattgttaaaagaattataaAGTTAAAAGTGCTTGATAATTACATGTAAGACAAATTGTCTtatcttgttaacactatatTTTACTCTACGACAGGGTTACAATATTGGATTATGTGGTTACTCTTAACATGGAAACAGACATGCTCTAATCCAACTTTAGACTCTCATTTAACAATGGTACAGTTTTCAATAATCTTTTTATATGCCGACACAGTTACTGTTTTATTAAAGGGAAATGGTTGAGGACTTGTAACAGAGAGAAGAACTAAACGCTATACGGTTTCCTTTAGTTTCTTTTTGAGATAGCCCGTAAATATAACAGGACATATCGTAAAACATGTCATTTTAGCGTAATCAGAGGTTAATTAATTGCATGTCATCTTAAACTGGAAAGAAAAAATGACTCAAGAAGAAAAAAGTAGGGGATATTGTCTACAGAAGAAAGCGATTCGTTCTCTCACATACACACCTGACCCTTTATTTATGTCAAGGACGTGGTTACAAAAAGCATGTTAAAGGCTGTTGCTTGGCCAAAGAACTGTGTTAAGAAATCTTGATATTTGAAGTAGCGGCTTTATAATTAGTAAATACGTGAAGCGAGTGAGGAATCAAAAGATTACGTTTTTATGAAGTTTAATAACTTTTGAACGGATAAATATATTGAAACTTTGTGACACTAACTATACtgacatgttttatatagatttaATTGATCTACGATAAAAAGAGTGTGTCTGTAACGCaaattaattaatgtaaaaattaactgttttatttgattggCGGATTTCGAAATACTctaaaatataaatcatgatgttTTGTTTTCGGTCCCCATTAAATCTTGTCTATTGTCGAATGCATATAATAAGAATATGATGATGCAGAGTTCAAAGGATAATTCGTAAATAAACAAATGTGGGATACAAACAAACAGCGTCAGTTTTGAAAAGAGTCCTCAACTAGATTTGATTTTCATTGACGTTTTAATAAGCGACAGAAGCAAATTATCAGCTAAAAACGTATGTGTATTCCTGATGTACGGGAGAATGGTGAACCCCAACATGAAAACGTCAGAACAACATACTTCactaaaataatttatgataatGTTTCACctaaattatcttttttaacATCATTCATCTGTTCATTTCAGACCTTTTACTTGACCAGATACTGTGAGTGCGTGACACAATTTATGTATCGACATTAACCTTTTCAAGGTCGATTTTCGTAATGGGAACGAATGTGATTTATTGCACGTAGCACTCAACCTTAATGCATAATCAGCATGCAGTGCAATGCATTTCGTTCAAAGTCATATGTCTTATCAGCAATTTACTGAGTGCATCAGGCTTGCTACCTCTCCAGGGCAGCTATTTACGTATTTTGATTGATGTTCATTACTTCAAACAACCAGTTCAAATCATGATTTAATTGTGATATATATTAtactttcatatttcatattaaacctGCAGAGCACAGTGTAATGCATGGTATTAATAACACATTTATCATACCGGTAGCGGATATATGTTACAATTAAACTGCGAGCAATCACAATCTGAGCTTTTCGTTCACAGAACCAGCTTCCCGTAAAAAATTGGGGAAGCTGACACGCTGGTTGCATTTTAAAGTCTCCTAATAACCcatttttttgtacaatatttctCAAACTAGCGGATACATCTCTTCGTTTGAAAGCGTAGGACACACGGCTATGTgtatatgtttgtcttgtttatgttttcttaaataaataatctGAATCTTGTTTCTTTTGAGTTTATAATCATTTGTACTTTCGGAATGTATTCCGTAAAGTAATTTTGAACGCGAACGCGTACATgaaaaagtattatataaatgaggTTCAAAAATGATAATAGGCTTCTTCCCTTAACAGAGATTAGATGGAAAAATGCATGTGGTTTTCATTTCCGTAATTTAACATAATCAGGTTTAATTTCACTGTACTTTAATAAACAGTCTGAAATTGGCATCACTTATATCGCTAAATAACGAAACCAATTCCTTCCACTGTCAGTAGGGAGTCTGATAAACATAGTTGTCTACTTACTCAGATGCTATTCCAAGCTTGTAGCCTTCATTATGTAGTCTTTGTAACAAAGGAGTAATGTCTGGAAAACTTTTTACCTCCCTTCCTGAAGCGTCACACACTTTGTTCTCTCCCCTGAAAAAGGAAAATCAATTTACTTTATACATACTGGCtggttataaaaatgttacttgaAATAACAAATGAAGGCTATCAAAATATGGATGTTTCATTTGATGCAGTGTGACGGCGCGTCTGTACCAATGATTATAAAATAACTGGATTTActtgttatttgaattttttatgtttatacaaATGATGTCTTAACAATGTTCCAAAACTGATCAAGCAAACAGTGTAAGTCAGGTGAATAATCTAGAGCCATCATGACTCTTTCGTATTGAATATTAGAATCAATTGTACAAAGATTAACTTAAGCGCATACGTTTTTGCGTAACTTGCTTTGTGCCTTTATGTTGCAATGAGTTAACATTAACCATATAAAAGTTTATAAGATATTTTCTAACGATATGTGTGCTTctgagaaatattttcattttaagctTCCATATATTCAATTTTTCAAGTGAAATCAAGTGATAATTTTATATCTAAGGACATCACTTGGAACATATTAAATTACTTGGCGTTATAGGGATAGTGATGATTTCCTACTTGCTCTCATTAAAGGTCTTACATTTGACATTTAAACGTGATTCAGACTTATACACTAGTTTTATgagttttcaagttttaaaacTATGTAGATTTGAGTAGAAAGGTATTTGATGATTTTTGGAAAATATTAACACGTATATGTGTTTACTTGTAATCACACTGTCTGTTATTTGCAATCCAATAATATCTGTATGTGGTAAgtgtatttaacctttagcatgctagataaattgtcgtctgctggaaatgtcgtctgccaaaattgtaaagttcattcagtttgctccaaaattggaagaaatattgtcagggtagcaaacagcttggaacctgatcagacgccgatctggttccaagctgtttgcattcgcctgcagcaggctaagggttaacgaACGCTTCAATTGTTCATTCAGTTGCCTTTTTTAACTTAGTAAGATACGTTGTTCGCTTTATGATGACTAAAATATTGTTTGTGTAATGGAATAAGGTCTTACTGAATATTAATTTGTGCTACAATCATTGAACGAAGCTGGCTATGGTACTTACCTTTTTATCTATATTTAACTTCAGTTAATTTTAAACAACGTTACAAAAAGCAGAAAcacctgctagtacatttcaaaccTAAACTAACTGAGCTATACTACGTTTGTTAGGTATAAAGCAGATAGTGTTACAGTTTTTTCTGAAAAAGCATCTTCACTAAAGTATTTGAATGCTGTCACAagtaataatttaaacattta
Protein-coding sequences here:
- the LOC123548694 gene encoding uncharacterized protein LOC123548694 isoform X1 is translated as MASTSDDERDTFAEEQHDNFEEEERDTLPDLYDNPDSAETMSTSECRSATSEERSLTSDTELEDLEEVLRDQPKPKVIVFDLDYTLWPFWVDRGMNIELPFKHVGKTLRGENKVCDASGREVKSFPDITPLLQRLHNEGYKLGIASEAFYREECAKLVKLFGWEELIDYKEIYPGSKIFHFVKIKKASGVEFCDMLYFDDEKEHLAEVAGTCTGITTYWADRGVSEEIMEEAFLTFAKNRESSTYFRSKPVSISRRNSTEPFVSLRPLINLRRRNSVENDISVPAPHTLLGGASLAALANGITGLSLKDNANKPSVHQFNPNLPGLNGPIGGGAPRSKTRRRYSIM
- the LOC123548694 gene encoding uncharacterized protein LOC123548694 isoform X2; the protein is MASTSDDERDTFAEEQHDNFEEEERDTLPDLYDNPDSAETMSTSECRSATSEERSLTSDTELEDLEEVLRDQPKPKVIVFDLDYTLWPFWVDRGMNIELPFKHVGENKVCDASGREVKSFPDITPLLQRLHNEGYKLGIASEAFYREECAKLVKLFGWEELIDYKEIYPGSKIFHFVKIKKASGVEFCDMLYFDDEKEHLAEVAGTCTGITTYWADRGVSEEIMEEAFLTFAKNRESSTYFRSKPVSISRRNSTEPFVSLRPLINLRRRNSVENDISVPAPHTLLGGASLAALANGITGLSLKDNANKPSVHQFNPNLPGLNGPIGGGAPRSKTRRRYSIM